GTTTATTCTCTCCTGCACAGATAGATTCCAAAACATCGCCAACTTGGATAAGCAGTTTTGACAGAAATGGGCAATCTGGCACTAAATTCTGACAAAAACAGGCAATCTGGCAATAAACCCCCTGTAGTTCGAAAAACTGCAACTCATCTACCTGCAGGTTTACGAAACAACGAATAACCCACGGGGGTTCTACACTACCAAATTGCCCATTTCTGTCAAAAGAGGTTGGACTAGAATCGCACGTGCACTACTGCTGACCTGCGCGATGGCAAAAATGACTAATTTGACGCAAAAATCTGTCATTTTTGACTAATTTGGCGTAAAGCGACAACTGTAGCTTTACTCGCAGCTCATCTACCTGCAGTTTTGCAAATCAAATACTAACCCGCTGGGTTATAGAGAGTACTTTTTCGATATTTTTGCCAAAGCGACAGGTGTAACTTATCGATGCGACAATAGTGCCAGTATCTGATGCAGTGTAATAGTTGTACTGCTATATGGAGCAGCCTAAATGTGCTGTTGTCGCATATGCTCATACTATGTCGGTATACTGCTCCAACGCATAACGATACAATATTGATACACTGCAGTAATGACCTGACGTAATCGGAAGCCGTAGATATTCTCGGAGCTAACAACGTTCCAGCGAAGTTACGAAAATGCAGGGTTTCTAGTAAGTTAATCAATCTAGTGTACGAAATTTTGCCAGTAGTCTGTGTATAGGGGGGCTGTACAAGCAAAATTTTCAGCATTTTTGCAGGAAAGACGCTTTACTGTAGCGGAGTGTACTTAACCTCTTGCAAAAAATCGTACACTGGGTTCGTTTCCTCTGAGAGCGTTGATGTAATGCAGCACATATTACTTATTAGTTAAAAATAAACACTACAACAGAGGTAGTTTGAGTGGAGAGACCAAGGTATTGCGTTTGGAGAATTCTGCGCAGCACATTCGTAGAATGCAATGCCTTGGTCTTTGCGCTGCCTTAGTGAGAGTGAAGTTCGCGGGCAAGTAAGTGTTTAACGGTAGGAAAGAGCTTCAACCCAAATCCTTTTTATCCCATACGTACTGCTTGTACATGGCGGGGTGTGGGAGTGAGCTGAGTGCCATATGTGTATTTGACATTTACTCTAAGGAAAAGGACGAATGATTGTGCTTGGAGAATTCTGCGTAGTACATTTGTAAAGCACAATCATTCGTTCAGTTGAGGTGGAGCTGCAATGCAAGGCGGGTGAGATAAAGTCGCAATACAAGGGTGGCATAGCTTTTCTAAGGGAACTTTCGCGAAGCGCAGTTCCCGTGAAAAGGCTATGCCACCCCATAGGTTTATGAATTACTCGTCCAATCGGCAAAGTGAAAACTATGCCACCCCGTAAGCTTACGAACCATTCGTTCAACTTAGAGAAGTGAAAAGTCTGTGCCATCCCACAAGGCTTCAATTCACTCGCCCAGTTGGCAAAGTAAAACGAGCTGAAGTCAAACAAAGACAGCAACCACAGCTCACCCTACACCCCGCCTTCTGGGAAACAAGCGAGCACGTATGCCCACCTATGCTCGAAATCGCTCCCAACGCTCACGGATACTCACCTTGTGAGCGCTCTTCAAACCCAAGAGCGGCGCCGCAACAATAGTTGGCACAATAAAAGTAATCAATCGCCACAACAAATACCCTGCCGTTGCCGCCGAGCCATAAAAGTGCCCCAAAAACAGCGCAAAGCCGCCCTCTGCCCCACCGGTTCCACCCGGCAAGGGCACCGCAGAAGACAATAAATGAATAAACGCTGATGCCGCCATCACCGATAAAAAGTCTACGTCATGATGTCCAAATGCAAGCATTAAGTAATACGGAACCAGATAGAAAAAGCCAAGCTGTAACATGGTAATAACAACCGTTAAAGCCATCGATGACGCATGTTTTGCTGCATACTTAAAATTCTCGGAAAACGAATATACCTCATTGTCTACAAAGCCGCGCCAATGCTCGATTTTTTGCTGCGCCAACCCAAGACGCGCCAAGCAGCTAATCCCCCAGTGCGACACACGCGTCACCGTCTTAGGCATAAGCGCAATCGCAAAGATAAGCAGCAAAATCAGTACATGACCACCAAAACTAAATATGCAAAGAATAGTTAGAGCACCCACATCGGGATAGCGCTCCAGAAAAAACGGCATACGAAGCGCC
This region of Collinsella sp. zg1085 genomic DNA includes:
- a CDS encoding lysylphosphatidylglycerol synthase transmembrane domain-containing protein, whose protein sequence is MSQTHRSSREHESQGSQHTSQDSSEAHANTVSSTCTDSSLDASTTASAPSGGDDHKGARRGAIFIGATLLIFVVYLVATGQVAQFVDALSNVQVLWLTVACLCMLMYLIFGIAAYAIAVWLDPNSPVGIRDLISVEASGIFFGNLTPMMVGSTPAQIYRLTKAGQNVGEAGATQFTRFIVYQFGLVVWGGLLLALRMPFFLERYPDVGALTILCIFSFGGHVLILLLIFAIALMPKTVTRVSHWGISCLARLGLAQQKIEHWRGFVDNEVYSFSENFKYAAKHASSMALTVVITMLQLGFFYLVPYYLMLAFGHHDVDFLSVMAASAFIHLLSSAVPLPGGTGGAEGGFALFLGHFYGSAATAGYLLWRLITFIVPTIVAAPLLGLKSAHKVSIRERWERFRA